In one Diabrotica virgifera virgifera chromosome 5, PGI_DIABVI_V3a genomic region, the following are encoded:
- the LOC126885487 gene encoding uncharacterized protein LOC126885487 — MEALKEISQSLQKTVLPLPTYMSNIAQYIDIIKLQAYQLDSKIVFVLEIPLVDPEIFTLYQLYSIPILDNQTGFHHILSTIHKYIARDDDSISYVLPMDTEKCNQISQNQRMCTDILPYPIDTDAICEAQLLKPLSNLPKTCQMSMLLAQGYNVQEIDRNLWLLTISDPLPVTIKCARKDVTTRIIKTNSILRLIPECIAFIGSTRIHAKDQIEKYTNITYRSHPVNVPYRCCDHFETKSHLSKLKPLKLSKINVDDLNIAQHKLDQYSEELDYIMSQSFIEEHLPLFTISTLSLIIILVILYLCCKYRTKIFPKIAISLSQDQPPTSAPRRNSIRQKLQSLTSFRRRPNVQQESEEEAETPISL; from the coding sequence ATGGAAGCATTAAAAGAAATCTCACAGTCATTACAAAAGACCGTTTTGCCTCTAcccacttatatgtcaaatatagcTCAGTATATTGACATAATAAAACTACAAGCTTATCAGCTTGAttcaaaaattgttttcgttCTCGAAATTCCGTTAGTTGATCCCGAAATCTTCACCTTGTATCAACTATATTCAATACCAATATTAGATAATCAAACTGGTTTTCATCATATACTTTCAACTATTCATAAATACATAGCGCGAGATGATGATTCAATTTCATATGTCTTACCCATGGACACCGAAAAATGCAATCAAATCAGTCAAAACCAAAGAATGTGTACAGACATTCTTCCGTACCCCATAGACACCGATGCTATATGCGAAGCCCAGCTTTTGAAACCTCTCAGCAACTTGCCAAAAACTTGCCAGATGTCCATGCTCTTGGCACAAGGTTACAACGTTCaagaaattgaccgaaatttatgGTTGCTAACCATTTCCGATCCATTACCAGTAACAATCAAATGTGCAAGAAAAGATGTCACTACACGAATAATCAAAACAAATTCAATCTTAAGATTAATTCCCGAATGTATTGCATTCATTGGCAGTACCAGAATTCATGCCAAAGACCAAATCGAGAAATATACAAATATTACGTATAGAAGTCACCCAGTTAACGTACCCTACAGATGCTGTGATCATTTTGAGACAAAGAGTCACCTATCAAAATTGAAACCACTAAAACTCAGTAAGATCAACGTAGATGACTTAAATATTGCACAACACAAACTAGACCAATATTCAGAAGAACTGGACTATATCATGAGCCAATCATTCATCGAGGAACATTTACCCTTATTCACCATATCTACCTTATCCCTGATTATCATCCTAGTTATCTTATACCTTTGCTGTAAATATCGAACCAAAATATTCCCAAAAATTGCAATCTCCTTGTCCCAGGATCAGCCTCCAACTTCAGCACCACGCAGGAATTCCATTAGACAGAAACTTCAAAGCTTAACCTCCTTCAGAAGAAGACCCAATGTCCAACAAGAAAGCGAAGAAGAAGCAGAAACACCAATTTCTCTGTAA